Proteins encoded within one genomic window of Prauserella marina:
- a CDS encoding YbaB/EbfC family nucleoid-associated protein, whose amino-acid sequence MTDHRAQVDALLADYHRSREQLAAVQRELAAFSESAGSADGMVTATVGARGTLTGLVIADEAYERYRPAELAARIVEAATVAGGKAVAGAGDLLAPALPEGTDAQALLLGAADLEGCETGEPEPADDDESFEDQSWLEEADWPRTR is encoded by the coding sequence GTGACCGACCATCGTGCGCAGGTGGATGCGTTGCTCGCCGACTATCACCGCAGCAGGGAACAGCTCGCCGCCGTGCAGCGCGAGCTCGCCGCCTTCAGCGAGTCGGCGGGCAGCGCCGACGGCATGGTGACCGCGACGGTCGGAGCGCGAGGAACGCTCACCGGCCTCGTCATCGCCGACGAAGCTTACGAACGCTACCGGCCCGCCGAACTCGCGGCGCGGATCGTGGAGGCGGCCACGGTGGCCGGGGGCAAGGCGGTCGCCGGTGCGGGAGACCTGCTGGCGCCCGCTCTGCCGGAGGGAACGGACGCGCAGGCACTGCTGCTCGGCGCGGCCGACCTCGAAGGGTGCGAGACCGGCGAGCCCGAACCCGCCGACGACGACGAGAGTTTCGAAGATCAAAGCTGGCTTGAGGAGGCCGATTGGCCGCGCACGCGATAA
- a CDS encoding hydroxymethylglutaryl-CoA lyase, producing the protein MGVRDIGLPERVPSGGGLPRRVSIWEVGPRDGLQNEKAIVDVGVKLEFLDRLAEAGLTTLEATSFVHPKWVPQLADAERLLEGLVRRDGVRYPVLVPNERGLERAFAAGVGDIAVFGSATETFAKRNLNSTVDGQFSMFEPTIGRALAEGLRVRGYLSMCFGDPWEGPVAVEQVVRAGKRLLDLGCFQLSLGDTIGVATAGQVERLLNAFTEAGVGIDKLAVHFHDTYGQALANTLAALHRGVSTVDSSAGGLGGCPYAESATGNLATEDLVWLLDGLGVEHGVDLGSLVRTSVWMAERLGRPSPSNVVKALAG; encoded by the coding sequence ATGGGCGTACGTGACATCGGGCTTCCGGAGCGGGTGCCATCCGGCGGCGGTCTGCCGCGACGGGTCTCGATCTGGGAGGTCGGCCCGCGCGACGGCCTCCAGAACGAGAAGGCGATCGTCGACGTCGGCGTGAAGCTGGAGTTCCTCGACCGGCTCGCCGAGGCGGGACTGACCACGCTGGAGGCCACGAGCTTCGTGCATCCGAAATGGGTGCCGCAGCTCGCCGACGCTGAGCGGCTGCTCGAAGGGCTGGTCAGGCGCGACGGCGTGCGGTATCCGGTGCTGGTTCCCAACGAGCGTGGCCTGGAAAGGGCGTTCGCGGCGGGCGTCGGCGACATCGCGGTGTTCGGCAGCGCGACGGAGACTTTCGCGAAGCGCAACCTCAACTCGACCGTCGACGGTCAGTTCTCGATGTTCGAACCGACCATCGGGCGCGCGCTGGCGGAGGGGCTTCGGGTTCGCGGCTACCTCTCCATGTGTTTCGGTGATCCGTGGGAGGGCCCGGTCGCGGTGGAGCAGGTGGTGCGGGCCGGTAAGCGCCTGCTCGACCTTGGCTGTTTCCAGCTTTCCCTCGGCGACACCATCGGAGTGGCGACGGCAGGGCAGGTCGAGCGGCTGCTCAACGCCTTCACCGAGGCCGGTGTCGGTATCGACAAGCTGGCCGTGCACTTCCACGACACCTACGGCCAAGCGCTGGCCAACACACTCGCAGCCCTCCATCGTGGAGTGTCCACTGTGGATTCCTCTGCCGGTGGTCTCGGTGGCTGCCCCTACGCGGAATCGGCGACCGGCAATCTCGCCACCGAGGATCTGGTGTGGCTGCTCGACGGTCTCGGCGTCGAGCACGGGGTCGATCTCGGCTCGCTCGTGCGGACCAGCGTCTGGATGGCGGAGCGGCTCGGGAGGCCGAGCCCTTCCAACGTGGTCAAGGCGCTGGCCGGATAG
- a CDS encoding PH domain-containing protein, with the protein MAYPDDLLSDGERVITHKHPHFKMLIVPFVVLIVTIGLGIWVALLARDLEAPWDLVALIATGVVGLALLVTLFLVPFVRWRTTHFIVTTDRVIAREGVVKRTGIDIPMARINSVRFEHGLLDRIFGCGTLIIESASDEPLTFDDIPRVEQVHTAIYRQVNDNPYDDFGFEGQAQQEPPPQPRGRGR; encoded by the coding sequence GTGGCGTATCCAGACGATCTGCTCAGTGACGGTGAGCGCGTCATCACGCACAAGCATCCGCACTTCAAGATGCTGATCGTCCCCTTCGTCGTCCTGATCGTGACGATCGGTCTCGGGATCTGGGTCGCGTTGCTCGCCAGAGACCTCGAAGCGCCGTGGGATCTCGTCGCGCTCATCGCCACCGGCGTCGTCGGGCTCGCGTTGCTCGTCACGTTGTTCCTCGTGCCGTTCGTGCGCTGGCGGACCACTCACTTCATCGTCACCACCGACCGCGTCATCGCCCGCGAGGGCGTCGTCAAGCGCACCGGTATCGACATCCCGATGGCCAGGATCAACAGCGTGCGGTTCGAGCACGGGTTGCTCGACCGGATCTTCGGCTGCGGGACGCTCATCATCGAGTCCGCCTCCGACGAGCCGCTCACCTTCGACGACATTCCGAGGGTCGAGCAGGTGCACACCGCGATCTACCGGCAGGTCAACGACAACCCCTACGACGACTTCGGTTTCGAGGGCCAGGCCCAGCAGGAACCGCCCCCTCAGCCGAGGGGCAGGGGGCGCTGA
- a CDS encoding acyl-CoA carboxylase subunit beta, with amino-acid sequence MSSATEPIGTPPAEEPDIHTTAGKLADLYVRYSEAVHAGSARAVERQHAKGKKTARERIDLLLDEGSFVELDEFARHRSTNFGQEDNRPYGDGVVTGYGTVDGRPVCVFSQDVTVFGGSLGEVYGEKIVKVMDLAIKTGRPIIGINEGGGARIQEGVVSLGLYGEIFRRNTLASGVVPQISLIMGANAGGHVYSPALTDFVVMVDQTSHMFITGPDVIKTVTGEEVSFEDLGGGRTHNTKSGNAHYLGTDEEDAIAYVKELLGFLPSNNLSEPPVLEPAEPGGESIADGVTDTDRELDTLIPDSPNQPYDMHEVITRVVDDGDFLEVHELFAPNVLTGFGRIDGNSVGIVANQPTQFAGCLDIDASEKAARFVRTCDAFNVPVLTFVDVPGFLPGTDQEWNGIIRHGAKLIYAYAEATVPLVTVITRKAYGGAYDVMGSKHLGADVNVAWPTAQIAVMGAQGAANIVYRKTLANAADSGEDVEALRARLIQEYEDTLCNPYVAAERGYVDGVIPPAHTRGYIARALRMLSEKRETLPPKKHGNIPL; translated from the coding sequence ATGAGTAGCGCGACGGAGCCGATCGGGACGCCTCCCGCAGAAGAGCCGGACATTCACACCACGGCCGGCAAACTCGCCGACCTTTACGTGCGCTACTCCGAGGCGGTGCACGCGGGGTCGGCCCGGGCGGTGGAACGACAGCACGCCAAGGGGAAGAAGACCGCACGCGAGCGCATCGACCTGCTGCTCGACGAGGGCTCGTTCGTCGAGCTCGACGAGTTCGCACGGCACCGCTCGACGAACTTCGGCCAAGAGGACAACCGCCCCTACGGCGATGGTGTCGTGACCGGGTACGGCACGGTCGACGGCCGTCCGGTGTGCGTGTTCAGCCAGGACGTCACGGTGTTCGGCGGCTCGCTCGGCGAGGTGTACGGCGAGAAGATCGTCAAGGTCATGGATCTGGCCATCAAGACGGGCAGGCCCATCATCGGCATCAACGAGGGCGGAGGGGCGCGCATCCAGGAGGGTGTCGTCTCGCTCGGTCTCTACGGGGAGATCTTCCGGCGCAACACGCTCGCCTCGGGCGTCGTCCCGCAGATCTCGCTGATCATGGGCGCCAACGCGGGAGGGCACGTCTACTCGCCAGCGCTCACCGACTTCGTGGTGATGGTCGACCAGACGTCGCACATGTTCATCACCGGTCCCGACGTGATCAAGACGGTGACCGGCGAAGAGGTTTCGTTCGAGGACCTCGGCGGTGGCAGGACCCACAACACGAAATCGGGCAACGCGCACTACCTCGGCACCGACGAGGAGGACGCGATCGCCTACGTCAAGGAGCTGCTTGGCTTCCTGCCGAGCAACAACCTTTCCGAGCCGCCGGTGTTGGAGCCGGCCGAGCCGGGTGGCGAGTCGATCGCCGACGGGGTCACCGACACCGACCGCGAGCTGGACACGCTCATCCCCGATTCACCGAACCAGCCCTACGACATGCACGAGGTCATCACGAGGGTCGTTGACGACGGCGACTTCCTTGAGGTGCACGAGCTGTTCGCGCCGAACGTGCTGACCGGTTTCGGCAGGATCGACGGCAACAGCGTCGGCATCGTGGCCAACCAGCCGACCCAGTTCGCAGGCTGCCTCGACATCGACGCCTCGGAGAAGGCCGCGCGGTTCGTGCGCACCTGCGACGCCTTCAACGTTCCCGTGCTGACCTTCGTCGACGTTCCCGGTTTCCTTCCCGGCACCGACCAGGAGTGGAACGGCATCATCAGGCACGGCGCGAAGCTGATCTACGCCTACGCCGAGGCGACCGTTCCGCTGGTCACCGTCATCACGCGCAAGGCATACGGCGGGGCCTACGACGTGATGGGGTCCAAGCACCTCGGTGCCGACGTCAACGTGGCGTGGCCGACCGCGCAGATCGCGGTCATGGGAGCACAGGGCGCCGCGAACATCGTGTACCGCAAGACACTCGCGAACGCGGCCGACTCCGGTGAGGACGTCGAGGCGCTGCGGGCGCGGTTGATCCAGGAATACGAGGACACGCTGTGCAACCCGTACGTCGCGGCCGAGCGCGGCTACGTCGACGGCGTGATCCCGCCCGCACACACTCGCGGTTACATCGCCCGAGCGCTGCGCATGCTGAGCGAGAAGCGCGAGACGCTGCCGCCCAAGAAGCACGGGAACATCCCGCTGTGA
- a CDS encoding biotin--[acetyl-CoA-carboxylase] ligase — MKRIDAARLRAALVRPAGPYAELDVVASTGSTNADLREALVGGADDRTVLIAEEQTAGQGRRGRTWVSPSGSGLYCSVLLRPSIPLSGLGSLAPVAGLAVLDALRAVGVEAVLKWPNDVLAPLPSGEGYGKCAGILSEAAASDEQAVILGMGLNVKAQRDPVPPAPGGLPAVSLSELANGPVSRTAVALALLTALDERERRWRADGGDLGAGGLISEYLANCVTIGHEVKIMIAGAPSLVGEAVDLDPNGALIVRTAAGELRTIFAGDVVHLRPVAE, encoded by the coding sequence ATGAAGCGGATCGACGCCGCGAGGCTGCGTGCCGCGCTCGTGCGACCGGCCGGTCCCTATGCCGAGCTCGACGTCGTGGCCAGCACGGGGTCCACCAACGCCGACCTGAGGGAAGCACTTGTCGGCGGCGCCGACGACCGGACCGTGCTCATCGCCGAGGAGCAGACGGCCGGACAGGGGCGAAGAGGCAGGACCTGGGTCTCGCCATCGGGTTCGGGGCTGTACTGCAGCGTGTTGTTGCGTCCTTCGATCCCGCTTTCCGGGCTCGGCTCGCTCGCGCCCGTCGCCGGTCTCGCCGTGCTGGACGCGCTGCGCGCCGTTGGCGTCGAAGCAGTGCTCAAGTGGCCTAACGACGTGCTCGCCCCGCTGCCGTCCGGCGAAGGCTATGGCAAGTGCGCCGGGATCCTGTCCGAGGCGGCGGCCTCCGACGAGCAAGCGGTGATCCTCGGCATGGGGCTGAACGTGAAGGCACAGCGAGACCCCGTACCGCCGGCGCCGGGCGGGCTGCCCGCCGTTTCGCTCTCCGAACTGGCGAATGGCCCGGTGTCGCGCACCGCCGTCGCCCTCGCCTTGCTCACCGCGCTCGACGAGCGCGAACGCCGCTGGCGGGCCGACGGCGGCGATCTCGGCGCCGGGGGCCTGATCTCCGAGTACCTGGCGAACTGCGTGACCATCGGCCACGAGGTGAAGATCATGATCGCCGGTGCGCCTTCCCTCGTCGGCGAAGCCGTCGACCTCGATCCGAACGGAGCGCTGATCGTCAGGACCGCGGCCGGTGAGCTGCGGACGATCTTCGCCGGAGATGTCGTTCACTTGCGCCCGGTCGCGGAGTAA